CACACTACCTGTTTGTCTTGGGCACTATGGAAAAAGTATTAACAATTGCAATAAACACTAGAATGATGTTCTTACTTCTTTAGCATCTTATTGATGATCATATTAATGACcatccattttctaattttgtcATAAATTAAGTGGTGAAGcaatatattttaatctaaACAAATAAGTACTTACAACCACTTTCACCCAAGTTGGCTCCCTCTTtgatgttttctgtttttccGGTGGGTTGATTCTTATTGTCctacaaaaagaattaaaaagatgttatttagacactatcaattgtattaaaataggagaaaatatATACTTACATGTTAACTATGTCCTTAAGATCATCACATGGTTGACAGGCCATTGGATCAAGGTAATATGCaatcattttcttcatctcCAATGCCACTAACACCCAATGgaaactaaagaaaagaaatgaaaattgtaatatagGATCCACAAATTCAAACATCACAAACTAACTTACAAATACCATATTGATATTTAGGATAAAAGGTTACTCTGGGTTGTATGGAATAAGCATATATTCAGCATGCTTTGTATTCTTTAGTCGATCTGCAATAACCCTTGACatgttttccttgcttccctcTCCCATTCCAGCTTTTGAGACCAATGCTAGATTGACAAAAACATATCGTTCGGCCTGCTTTGCATCAATCAACTTTCTATGCAAATGCCTGATTATAACCCACATGACAAGTTATCAACAATCATTATAGGTCATTAGAAAATAACCTTCTATCTCATAATCTTGTGAAAAgtcattcaaaaattataaaatccctTACGAGATATAGTATAAAATACAATTGGATGACACTTCTTTTGATGATATTATCATTTCCATATCTTCTTTCATCATGAAGGTCTTGAAACTCTCACCAAAAACATCATCTGGGAAGTTTATAGGGTGTGTTCTTGATGTACTCAGCATGAGGCCAACCAATGTCTCAAAATTTTTCATATCTTGTGGTTTTTCACCCTTGGATTTGACTTCAACTTCatttactttttgtttctttgcttTCTTAGATGCCTGTACAATTAAGAACCATGGTacaaatcaatatatatatatatatatataaagtcacTATAAAGTTTGGTAATTAAATTTACTTACTAAGATGGGAGTACGGATGATGACCAAATCAGTTGGCCACAAAACTTGGTAACCAATTGCAGCCCCAACAGTAGTAGTTTGTCCAGGAATAGGAATGGGAAGGGGTGCACTTGAATCATAAGGAGCATCAACAACTACTAAATAGTTGGGACCACATTCAAGTATAATTGTTCCACCTGCCACTATATTTTCCTTGGTGCCTATGGCCAGCTCACATTTTCTAACCTACAAAACTCAATTCACAATAATCACTTCAATATTAGTGGGTTTATACAAAACTAACATAAATGCATTATCATCATCAATCACCTTATAGCTCCTATTACAATGATAAATGCAATTTCATTTACATTCAATTGCAACAAACTTGCATGATAACATTTCAGTCCATTGCATATAACTCAACCCATAATTTAGACATATCCTATCATATGTTGCCACATCAAAGAAGACCATATATGTTGCCACCAACATTTGAAGTCaattcaaacaacaaaattaaattaaattatttctcgTATTAGAGGAAACTTTGTCATCAATTAGCTTAACTGAATAAATACCTTCTTCTGTGGTTCTATTGCTTCTGGTGGGGTCACATCTTCAACTTTACGGATTGACTTATCCATTGCTTTTGGTAGGAGAAGTTGTTTTTGCTTCATGTTTGAACTGCTAACATCAGATTGGGAAGTAACAGTTCCTACTTGAGACAGTTTTGCTAGCACTTCTGCCTGAAATATTCTTTGTTCTTCTTTAGATGCTGCTATGAAATCCCTGACAGCACGATCTGCAACACTATTGAAATATTGGCGAGGTGTGTAGTGCTTCCCTTTGGCCCTAACTCGACCACTATACTCAGGAGTACCCAATGCTTCCACAAATATATCATTACTTCCACTAACACTTCTACCATTCTCTTGAGACTCTTTCAATAGCTtgtccttaaaaaatattaattataaagttACATTGCAAATTTGTTATTGtaaataacttattataaatatatgtaattaaaattgaaaaatattcacTTACTATTTTCTCAATTACTGGTCTGGCCACTTCATCAAAGGTGTcgtccttttttttccttgctttcTTCCACAATATGCTTCGATCAATAGTTTCAGTTGATCCACTTGCAACCATCTTTCCAAATAGGACaatgtataatataattatcatataaCCCTATTATGTattatgcataaaataaataaaaaacaattaataggCTTACACTTACCATCTCTTCCTCAAGACCGGCATATCCTTTCCTACTTAGATGGTGATTATAAatgtttctctttcttctttctttttgaatttctcGATATtcctataaattaaaattttataattaatgaatATGAATAAGAGGTATGTAAAGAGTCTTAATTATACCTTAAAGTTGTCAGACAATCTATCTTTGACAAATATTGTCCAATCTTCATCCTCAATAAAAGTATATTGAATTGGTGGTCTTTTGAGGAGCTCCGGTTGGTCTTCGAAAGGAAGAATGTACTTCACTGTTAGCAAGTTCTTAAAGGACCGAAAACATTTTCCCATTGTTAACATACAATTCCTCCTGCTTTTATGATTTAATGAAAAAGCAGTCTGCACATTAATACCAAACTTTAGTAATTTCAAGAGGTTAAGAATGATAGACATTTTGCATCAAAGtgatttaaataagaaatagtTACCTCAATGCTGTCCCATAACTTATCCTTCAACTGTTTAGGTACAACATGCCAAGTTTTATATCTTATTGGCACCATAGTGCGTGCTAACACGCCTAAGTAGCTTGTTAGATGAACTGTTGATTCTCCTATGAAAATGCCATCAAGATTGTACTTAACCGGCAACTTAACCCCCTTGCTTctgttttttataatcatatgCTTCCGTGTCATCCCTCTGTACTTCCTTTTTATGGGTTTTTCTCCTTCCTTTGTCTCCattcttgtaacaaaaaaaataaaaaatgataaagattagttaaaattatattgCATATAACCTAGTCAAAGAATAATTGTAAAACATAACTTTTCAAAGAAACAAATCCATAATCATTGCACAATGAAATGCAATAGATCATGAATTCAATAGATCTTTTTAGAATTGTTCATCATATAACAAGGATAACACttcatttaaacttttttttgtcCCGCTCTGTTtaacatttcatttattttaagcaACCCAAGGGCCTTTGTATACGAAAGCTAAATTTGTAGTAGGAATTTCCTATAAGAATCAACATGGAAGGAGCACGTGGTTTCAACAAGTTCATCAAGTCCATAAGAACTTATGAAAGCTTTTGGACTATCGGTTTGTGTTAcattaagtttggaaaacacAACATGcatattgataataaaaaatttcataatttttttactcaCAAACATAACTAATTTAGTATCTTCCATGCACAATTTAGGGAAAAGGTTTTAGTAAATATGTTATTGGGAGATGTTAAAGAATGGTCAATATTTTgtgcaaaaaaataaaggataaaAATTACCTATTTTGTGGCTGTTGCAACCCATTCCATGGCCTTTATTCATACATTAGCATTAAAATACAGCTACATAGAGGATTTGTTCTCAATCCAAATCCCCTCACAATCGCCTTGCATACATGTTGCATCTGAGTCATCCATTACATCGAACGCTTCAATTTGTGGCAATGCCCCTATAAAGGGATGGTGTTCAATCGAATTGTCAACAAAGTCTTCACCTCCTTCCATATCCAAGAAATCTTTTTGAGGAGTTGACAAAACAACCGACCATCTTGGATCAAGTTGGTCTTGCACATAAAATACTTGCTTAGCTTGGGATGCCAAAATGAAAGGATCTGATTTATGAGCAATTTTGCTAAAGTCAACTAATGTAAAGCCAAAATCATCAACTTTTATGCCATTTTTATTatcaacccaatcacacttgaaaacCGGTATCCTAAACATGGTATAATCAAGGTCCCAGATCTCGGTAATAATGCCATAGAAACAAAGCTCACCAAACACTAGATTTTGATCCTTTGCACTTGCGATTTGCATTGTTGAAGCTACAATACTAACTCCACTATTTTGGGTAGCTCGTAAGTCATCTTGTTCCTTGATATGGTATCGACACCCATTGACATATCCATGATATTTAGAGACATAATGGCTAGGACCATGAGCTATCCACTTAATGGTTTCAGATATAGGTTCATTATTACCAATTGCAGCTTCAAtctgtaattataaataatagttATTATGTATGTTAAACATTAGTAAAAAGAATACTTCACATTTTAACACCATTCCAATacattttttctcaaccaaTAAGTAAAAGTCTACAGGTGTTCATCTTGGAGCCACTTTTGTCTTTTTGATTGACGaggatttttcaatttcaaccatTCCATGTGCTCTCTATgtaattatttataagaaattcaaagttaatgtcttaaagttattttaagtaTCAGACACAAATATTAAGTGTTAGTGGTTCTTATTCAATATAAGGTTGAACAATAGTTATATTCTCTAAAACATAATGATGTGCATGTAACCACAAATTGGAATCAATTGTCACAACTTGACCTCCAGGTATTGGTGCCCCAACTTTTTGGTCAATGTTTGAACTAATAGGAATCCCAATCGCATCTACATTTGATAAATACTCTGTACAAAATTCAATAGCTTCCTCTGCAATATAGCATTCAACGATACAACCTTCGGGCCGATTACGGTTTCGTACATACCCTTTCAAAACTTTCATGAATctttcaaatgggtacatccacCTTAGGTAAACTGGTCCACAAAGTCTCACCTCCCTTACAAGATGTATAGTAAGATGAAGCATGATATCAAAGAAGGAAGGTGGAAAGTACTTCTCAAGCAAGCATAATGTCACTGCCAAATCATTTTGTAACTTATCCAGTGCAGACACATCAACCACTTTGCTACACAgagcattgaaaaaaaaactcaatctgCAAATAGCATGCCTTACATGCTTTGGCAAAAGGGATCGTAATGACATTGGCAATAACTGTTGCATTAATGTATGATAGTCATGCGATTTAAGACCATAAAGCTTCAAGTCTTCCATTGACACAAGGTTTCTCATGTTAGAGCAATAACCTTCCGGAACCTTTAATTGTGATAAAGTTTGGCAAAAAACCTTTTTCTCCACTTTAGATAACGTATAACATGCAGGTGGGAGATAAGTTCGATTTGATTCAAACCTTGGCCCCAATTCACACCTTAAGCCCATCTCTAGCAGGTCTAGGCGAGAATTAAGTCCATCTTTCGTCTTACCTGGAATGTTGAGTAAGGTACCAATGATGCTTTCACAAACATTCTTCTCTATGTACATTACATCCAAGCTATGACGAACATGTAGGTATTTCCAATACTCAAGATCAAAGAATATGGACttctttttccaacaatttgtaGTATTGACATTCAACTTGCCTcgggagtttttattttttccccatGAATTAGAAATGACATCAATTTTCCTTAGGATTTCCTCTCCACTCAATGGTTGCGGAGGTGAGCTAAACTCTTGTTTACCATTAAATGCcttcttttgtttcctaaaaGGATGGTTGCAAGGAAGAAATCTTCTGTGACCTGTATATGAGTTCTTTTTCCCATGCTTCAATCTGTGAGAGAATGTATCTTCCCCACATATGGGACATGCAAAATATCCTTTAACTACACAACCAGATAAGTTTCCATATGCAAGAAAATCATTGATTGTCCATAGTAGAACAGCTCTTAATGTAAAGACCTCTTGCTGATGCACATCATAACATTCAACCCCTACATCCCACAACATTTTTAAGTCATCCAATAATGGTGCTAAATAAACATCAATGTCATTTCTAGGTTGTCGTGGACCTGATATTAATAAAGATAGCATCATAAACTTCCTTTTCATGCACAACCAAGGAGGAAGGTTGTAAATGACCATTATAATAGGTCAACAACTATGTCTACTGCTTATTGAACTAGGAGGATTTATACCATCTGCTGAAATGGCAAGTCTAAGGTTTCTAGGTTCTGAAGCAAAATCAGGCCATCTGTGATcaactagcttccatgataGGGAGTCAGATGGATGACGCATTTTACCATCAAATTCTCTTTCTTGAGCATGTCATATGaggtcttttgcaatttttgggGACTGAAACaatcttctaaatcttggaaTAGGAGGAAAATACCACATTACTTTTGTAGGGACTCCCTTCCTCTTTTTAGTACCTGTTCCATCTAACTTCCACCTTGAAGTTCCACAAGTAGGACAAGAAGTTGCATCCTTCAACTCATTTCTATACAATATGCAATCATTGGGACATGcatgtattttctcatattccattcccaatgtattcaatgtttttttttgcttcatacataGACAGAGGCAACTCATTGTTTAAAGGCAACATATCTCCAAGAATACTTAAAAGCTCTGAAAAGCTTTTATCAGACCATCCATATCGTGCTTTCAGGTTGTATAATTTTACCAATGCAGATAACTTTGTAAAGTTTCTACAACCAGGATATAAAGGTTTTTGAGCATCTTCAAGTAATGTTTCAAACAATTTTGGGTCATTCTTACGATCATCATATGCAACTTGAACCATTTCTATTGTACTATCCACATCGTTAAATTCAACTGTATGATGCCATTCTGCCCTACTAGTTGGTGGTCCACTTGGAGCAGCGtctccatgccaataccatgtATGGTAACTCTGATCAATTCCATAGAAGAATAAatgttctctaattttttgaGGAGTGTGGAATATCATATTACCACACTGAAGGCATGGATATTTAATGGAGTTTTTATATGTGGAATATTGTAATGCAAATGCGATAAAGCTTTCTACCCCCATCTACATAATCCTTTGATCTTCTATCCTTTGACATCCAAGAACGATCCATTTTATGTACAAGAGATAAACACAACTCCTAGATA
This DNA window, taken from Vitis vinifera cultivar Pinot Noir 40024 chromosome 2, ASM3070453v1, encodes the following:
- the LOC100261851 gene encoding uncharacterized protein LOC100261851 isoform X1; the encoded protein is METKEGEKPIKRKYRGMTRKHMIIKNRSKGVKLPVKYNLDGIFIGESTVHLTSYLGVLARTMVPIRYKTWHVVPKQLKDKLWDSIETAFSLNHKSRRNCMLTMGKCFRSFKNLLTVKYILPFEDQPELLKRPPIQYTFIEDEDWTIFVKDRLSDNFKEYREIQKERRKRNIYNHHLSRKGYAGLEEEMMVASGSTETIDRSILWKKARKKKDDTFDEVARPVIEKIDKLLKESQENGRSVSGSNDIFVEALGTPEYSGRVRAKGKHYTPRQYFNSVADRAVRDFIAASKEEQRIFQAEVLAKLSQVGTVTSQSDVSSSNMKQKQLLLPKAMDKSIRKVEDVTPPEAIEPQKKVRKCELAIGTKENIVAGGTIILECGPNYLVVVDAPYDSSAPLPIPIPGQTTTVGAAIGYQVLWPTDLVIIRTPILASKKAKKQKVNEVEVKSKGEKPQDMKNFETLVGLMLSTSRTHPINFPDDVFGESFKTFMMKEDMEMIISSKEVSSNCILYYISHLHRKLIDAKQAERYVFVNLALVSKAGMGEGSKENMSRVIADRLKNTKHAEYMLIPYNPDFHWVLVALEMKKMIAYYLDPMACQPCDDLKDIVNMTIRINPPEKQKTSKREPTWVKVVCPRQTGSVECGYYVMRYMKEIIANPNQLTSKVCTQFNSYGWSFYYSIFFFFWSIELSELYMSLQFSFTGRNHIIKWKLMKFDQIGLC
- the LOC100261851 gene encoding uncharacterized protein LOC100261851 isoform X2: METKEGEKPIKRKYRGMTRKHMIIKNRSKGVKLPVKYNLDGIFIGESTVHLTSYLGVLARTMVPIRYKTWHVVPKQLKDKLWDSIETAFSLNHKSRRNCMLTMGKCFRSFKNLLTVKYILPFEDQPELLKRPPIQYTFIEDEDWTIFVKDRLSDNFKMVASGSTETIDRSILWKKARKKKDDTFDEVARPVIEKIDKLLKESQENGRSVSGSNDIFVEALGTPEYSGRVRAKGKHYTPRQYFNSVADRAVRDFIAASKEEQRIFQAEVLAKLSQVGTVTSQSDVSSSNMKQKQLLLPKAMDKSIRKVEDVTPPEAIEPQKKVRKCELAIGTKENIVAGGTIILECGPNYLVVVDAPYDSSAPLPIPIPGQTTTVGAAIGYQVLWPTDLVIIRTPILASKKAKKQKVNEVEVKSKGEKPQDMKNFETLVGLMLSTSRTHPINFPDDVFGESFKTFMMKEDMEMIISSKEVSSNCILYYISHLHRKLIDAKQAERYVFVNLALVSKAGMGEGSKENMSRVIADRLKNTKHAEYMLIPYNPDFHWVLVALEMKKMIAYYLDPMACQPCDDLKDIVNMTIRINPPEKQKTSKREPTWVKVVCPRQTGSVECGYYVMRYMKEIIANPNQLTSKVCTQFNSYGWSFYYSIFFFFWSIELSELYMSLQFSFTGRNHIIKWKLMKFDQIGLC
- the LOC100261851 gene encoding uncharacterized protein LOC100261851 isoform X3, translating into METKEGEKPIKRKYRGMTRKHMIIKNRSKGVKLPVKYNLDGIFIGESTVHLTSYLGVLARTMVPIRYKTWHVVPKQLKDKLWDSIETAFSLNHKSRRNCMLTMGKCFRSFKNLLTVKYILPFEDQPELLKRPPIQYTFIEDEDWTIFVKDRLSDNFKEYREIQKERRKRNIYNHHLSRKGYAGLEEEMMVASGSTETIDRSILWKKARKKKDDTFDEVARPVIEKIDKLLKESQENGRSVSGSNDIFVEALGTPEYSGRVRAKGKHYTPRQYFNSVADRAVRDFIAASKEEQRIFQAEVLAKLSQVGTVTSQSDVSSSNMKQKQLLLPKAMDKSIRKVEDVTPPEAIEPQKKVRKCELAIGTKENIVAGGTIILECGPNYLVVVDAPYDSSAPLPIPIPGQTTTVGAAIGYQVLWPTDLVIIRTPILASKKAKKQKVNEVEVKSKGEKPQDMKNFETLVGLMLSTSRTHPINFPDDVFGESFKTFMMKEDMEMIISSKEVSSNCILYYISHLHRKLIDAKQAERYVFVNLALVSKAGMGEGSKENMSRVIADRLKNTKHAEYMLIPYNPDFHWVLVALEMKKMIAYYLDPMACQPCDDLKDIVNMTIRINPPEKQKTSKREPTWVKVVCPRQTGSVECGYYVMRYMKEIIANPNQLTSKLAVFSIWIILGVALL
- the LOC100261851 gene encoding uncharacterized protein LOC100261851 isoform X4; its protein translation is METKEGEKPIKRKYRGMTRKHMIIKNRSKGVKLPVKYNLDGIFIGESTVHLTSYLGVLARTMVPIRYKTWHVVPKQLKDKLWDSIETAFSLNHKSRRNCMLTMGKCFRSFKNLLTVKYILPFEDQPELLKRPPIQYTFIEDEDWTIFVKDRLSDNFKEYREIQKERRKRNIYNHHLSRKGYAGLEEEMMVASGSTETIDRSILWKKARKKKDDTFDEVARPVIEKIDKLLKESQENGRSVSGSNDIFVEALGTPEYSGRVRAKGKHYTPRQYFNSVADRAVRDFIAASKEEQRIFQAEVLAKLSQVGTVTSQSDVSSSNMKQKQLLLPKAMDKSIRKVEDVTPPEAIEPQKKVRKCELAIGTKENIVAGGTIILECGPNYLVVVDAPYDSSAPLPIPIPGQTTTVGAAIGYQVLWPTDLVIIRTPILASKKAKKQKVNEVEVKSKGEKPQDMKNFETLVGLMLSTSRTHPINFPDDVFGESFKTFMMKEDMEMIISSKEVSSNCILYYISHLHRKLIDAKQAERYVFVNLALVSKAGMGEGSKENMSRVIADRLKNTKHAEYMLIPYNPDFHWVLVALEMKKMIAYYLDPMACQPCDDLKDIVNMTIRINPPEKQKTSKREPTWVKVVCPRQTGSVECGYYVMRYMKEIIANPNQLTSKFYGKKSYN
- the LOC100261851 gene encoding uncharacterized protein LOC100261851 isoform X5; amino-acid sequence: METKEGEKPIKRKYRGMTRKHMIIKNRSKGVKLPVKYNLDGIFIGESTVHLTSYLGVLARTMVPIRYKTWHVVPKQLKDKLWDSIETAFSLNHKSRRNCMLTMGKCFRSFKNLLTVKYILPFEDQPELLKRPPIQYTFIEDEDWTIFVKDRLSDNFKEYREIQKERRKRNIYNHHLSRKGYAGLEEEMMVASGSTETIDRSILWKKARKKKDDTFDEVARPVIEKIDKLLKESQENGRSVSGSNDIFVEALGTPEYSGRVRAKGKHYTPRQYFNSVADRAVRDFIAASKEEQRIFQAEVLAKLSQVGTVTSQSDVSSSNMKQKQLLLPKAMDKSIRKVEDVTPPEAIEPQKKVRKCELAIGTKENIVAGGTIILECGPNYLVVVDAPYDSSAPLPIPIPGQTTTVGAAIGYQVLWPTDLVIIRTPILASKKAKKQKVNEVEVKSKGEKPQDMKNFETLVGLMLSTSRTHPINFPDDVFGESFKTFMMKEDMEMIISSKEVSSNCILYYISHLHRKLIDAKQAERYVFVNLALVSKAGMGEGSKENMSRVIADRLKNTKHAEYMLIPYNPDFHWVLVALEMKKMIAYYLDPMACQPCDDLKDIVNMTIRINPPEKQKTSKREPTWVKVVLAVFSIWIILGVALL